From the genome of Geobacter sp. SVR, one region includes:
- a CDS encoding cold-shock protein, giving the protein MNGTVKWFNDSKGFGFLEQEGGEDVFCHFSAISGEGFKTLTEGERVTFDVVKGPKGLQAANVKKSA; this is encoded by the coding sequence ATGAACGGCACGGTCAAATGGTTTAATGACAGCAAAGGGTTTGGGTTTCTTGAGCAGGAGGGGGGAGAGGATGTGTTTTGCCACTTCTCCGCAATCTCGGGAGAAGGTTTCAAGACTCTGACAGAGGGCGAGCGGGTCACCTTTGACGTGGTCAAAGGGCCGAAGGGATTGCAGGCCGCCAACGTCAAGAAAAGCGCCTGA
- a CDS encoding metallophosphoesterase, whose amino-acid sequence MKLALISDIHSNLHYLEKILAAIGREGVDEIYCLGDLIGYYDRPHDVLQCCLANDIKAVRGNHEHYLIGSIGYAPEKEDLYRIREQREELDGEDMEFLKGLPDFMVVTLMGKTLYLTHSLPGNCVGYLRDVGQLDTGFLAGYDYFCFGHTHRPLINYHFGCCLLNPGSVGQPRDYSRKPSYIIVDLEKDSVTLVKVEVDYKAYSTILRERGYNDLTLHALERN is encoded by the coding sequence ATGAAATTAGCATTGATATCGGACATACACTCCAATCTCCATTACCTGGAAAAGATCCTTGCGGCGATCGGGCGGGAAGGAGTGGACGAAATCTACTGCCTGGGAGACCTGATCGGCTACTATGATCGTCCCCACGACGTGCTGCAGTGCTGCCTGGCGAACGATATCAAGGCGGTCCGCGGGAACCACGAACATTATCTCATTGGCTCCATAGGCTATGCTCCCGAAAAGGAAGACCTGTACCGGATCAGGGAACAGCGAGAGGAGCTTGACGGGGAAGACATGGAGTTTCTGAAGGGGCTGCCGGATTTCATGGTAGTGACGCTGATGGGTAAAACCCTCTACCTGACCCATTCCCTGCCGGGCAACTGTGTCGGCTACCTCAGGGATGTCGGCCAATTGGATACCGGTTTCCTGGCCGGATACGACTATTTCTGCTTCGGCCACACCCACAGGCCGCTCATCAATTATCACTTCGGATGCTGCCTCCTGAACCCCGGCTCGGTCGGTCAGCCTCGGGATTATTCCAGGAAGCCATCCTACATCATAGTGGATCTGGAGAAGGACAGCGTCACGCTGGTCAAGGTCGAAGTGGACTATAAAGCTTACAGCACCATTCTCAGAGAGAGGGGGTACAACGATTTAACACTCCATGCATTGGAAAGGAACTGA
- a CDS encoding ATP-grasp domain-containing protein — protein MKKINILVTGIGGGGVGEQVLKALRLAKNPDYTIIGTDITEYSAGHRFVDIFCKVPSVSDPSYREVFFSLVNKYKIDFVFHGSEPELQFLSQNRQALREEGVYCYINSADLISLCSNKVETYEKLQSFGFNVPRFMKIDRLRDLDEIDFYPIVLKPYVGSGGSSNVFIALDRKEARLLGSYMLKSGIRIVAQEYLSTHENEYTIGISSDELGNVLGSIVIKKMIGNAMSTRLKVKSNDSLYVISSGFSQGEVCHMADLQKQAENMALALKSKGPLNVQGRVVDGQLMLMEINPRTSGTTSLRAMAGYNEPDMVIKYYANNEKWDTNYEDMVILRGLEEYAHKGWQLAVQPFAGMDATIGIDPLIAGLAPDMVQPSPLPLETAVRIDPIIANVLEPATVRVDPILATPLETSVAVTALDTVLATTLETSSVGIDTALAATMEPAAAGMEPILAIGSTANRTDLAVLERMPVEN, from the coding sequence ATGAAAAAGATCAATATATTGGTGACAGGCATTGGTGGCGGCGGTGTTGGGGAACAGGTACTGAAGGCTCTCAGGCTCGCCAAGAACCCGGACTACACCATAATAGGCACAGACATCACCGAATACTCCGCCGGGCACAGGTTCGTGGACATCTTCTGCAAAGTGCCGTCGGTATCTGATCCTTCTTATCGTGAGGTTTTTTTCAGCCTCGTAAACAAGTACAAAATCGATTTTGTCTTCCATGGTTCCGAGCCGGAATTGCAGTTTCTCTCCCAGAACCGCCAGGCGCTCCGCGAAGAGGGGGTCTATTGCTACATCAATTCCGCCGACCTTATCAGCCTGTGCTCCAACAAGGTCGAAACCTACGAAAAATTGCAGTCGTTCGGATTCAACGTACCGAGATTCATGAAGATAGATCGCCTGAGAGACCTGGACGAAATAGACTTCTACCCGATCGTCCTGAAGCCCTACGTCGGGTCCGGCGGCTCATCGAACGTATTCATCGCACTGGACCGCAAGGAAGCGCGTCTGCTGGGAAGCTACATGCTCAAATCGGGAATCAGGATCGTGGCGCAGGAATACCTGTCGACCCACGAAAACGAGTACACGATCGGCATAAGCTCGGATGAGCTGGGCAACGTCCTCGGAAGCATCGTGATCAAGAAGATGATCGGGAATGCCATGTCGACGCGGCTGAAGGTCAAAAGCAATGATTCGCTCTACGTGATCTCCTCCGGATTTTCCCAGGGGGAAGTGTGTCACATGGCTGACCTGCAGAAACAGGCCGAGAACATGGCCCTGGCACTGAAGTCGAAGGGGCCGCTGAATGTTCAGGGAAGGGTGGTCGACGGCCAGCTGATGCTGATGGAAATCAACCCCAGAACCTCGGGCACCACCTCTTTGCGAGCCATGGCCGGCTACAATGAACCGGACATGGTCATCAAGTATTACGCCAACAATGAAAAGTGGGATACGAACTACGAAGACATGGTCATTTTAAGAGGCCTGGAGGAGTACGCCCACAAGGGATGGCAACTGGCGGTCCAGCCTTTTGCCGGCATGGACGCCACCATCGGGATTGATCCGCTGATCGCCGGCCTTGCGCCGGATATGGTTCAGCCCTCGCCGCTGCCCCTGGAAACGGCAGTCAGAATCGACCCGATCATTGCCAACGTTCTGGAGCCGGCAACCGTCAGAGTGGATCCGATTCTCGCCACTCCCCTGGAAACATCGGTTGCCGTTACCGCCCTTGATACGGTGCTTGCCACGACCCTGGAGACGTCTTCCGTGGGGATCGACACGGCGCTGGCCGCGACCATGGAACCGGCTGCTGCCGGAATGGAGCCGATTCTCGCAATCGGGTCCACTGCAAACCGGACGGACCTTGCAGTCCTGGAGCGGATGCCGGTCGAAAACTGA
- a CDS encoding dihydrofolate reductase: MTDQDMPIRIIAAMTGEGVIGAGNKLPWHIPAELQLFRQLTLGGTVIMGRRTFQSIGRPLPGRHNIVLSSTVPVLEGAQTARSFGEALDKGRQAQRPIFIIGGVQLFREALPIADGMYISLIHHPYPGDVYFPPFDQERWRLEKEQPFEQFTLRSYVRIR, translated from the coding sequence ATGACCGATCAAGACATGCCGATCCGCATAATTGCCGCCATGACCGGGGAGGGGGTAATCGGTGCCGGCAACAAACTGCCTTGGCACATACCCGCGGAATTGCAGCTGTTCAGGCAGCTCACTCTGGGGGGAACCGTCATCATGGGACGCAGGACCTTCCAGTCCATCGGGCGTCCTCTGCCCGGCCGGCATAATATCGTGCTCAGCAGCACCGTGCCGGTGCTGGAGGGGGCGCAGACAGCCAGATCGTTTGGTGAGGCCCTGGACAAGGGCAGGCAGGCGCAACGCCCCATTTTCATCATCGGAGGAGTACAACTGTTCCGAGAGGCCCTGCCGATCGCCGACGGCATGTACATCTCCCTGATCCACCATCCCTATCCGGGGGATGTCTACTTTCCCCCTTTTGACCAGGAACGCTGGCGTCTGGAGAAGGAGCAACCCTTCGAGCAATTCACGCTGCGAAGCTATGTCAGGATTCGATGA
- the fusA gene encoding elongation factor G, which yields MNTLRSAPCPLRRRTAIQELDTIRNIGIISHIDAGKTTVTERILFYTGETHKMGEVHDGLAVMDWMPQEQERGITITATATSCRWHEFRLNLIDTPGHIDFTVEVERTLRVLDGAVAIFSAVEGVQPQSESVWRQADRYGVPRICFINKMDRVGADYRNTLRQIEHLLKARPVLVQLPLCEKENPHGVIDLISGESCRFDERDLGRTVRRGDVPPEQAGEVRTARLALTEAAADFDDTILADYLDGRPVEGDRLREALRRGTLACRLFPVLLGSALRNSGVQPLLDAVCWYLPSPLDARPLTGKNPGTGERETVVCDPHAPLRALAFKVMSDEGRMLIYLRIYSGTVHEGGTLFNASRLCTEKIGRLFRMHAHRREEISRAFAGDIVTVLGFRATATGDTLCDPTRPVLLEGLTVPEPVVSIAVEPKGGSDRERLPAALEKLQWEDPTFRVHEDEGTGQLILTGMGELHLEVIVDRLGREYGLQVKTGRPRVVYRETLRRSVTWRESFRIDGEGRGDTGEVQLRLTPLPPGSGVSLMLPPQAEGMPAGLCASVEESLRLACLAGCRTGYPLTDLMVEVLEIPWQPGLSSEAGVRGAAQRGLLLAARSAEPYLLEPLMALDLTVPSECLGRVIGTLQQKNGRVEGVASQGGSEVLKATVPLAGMFGYMTELRGATRGRGSYTMELSRFVEAPADVQQRFGLL from the coding sequence ATGAATACACTGCGGTCTGCTCCATGCCCCCTGCGAAGGAGGACGGCTATTCAAGAGCTCGACACCATCCGTAACATCGGCATCATTTCCCACATCGACGCCGGCAAGACCACGGTGACCGAGCGTATCCTGTTTTATACCGGGGAGACGCACAAGATGGGGGAGGTGCACGACGGATTGGCGGTCATGGACTGGATGCCCCAGGAACAGGAGCGGGGCATCACCATCACTGCCACTGCCACCAGCTGCCGCTGGCATGAATTCCGCCTGAACCTGATCGATACTCCCGGTCACATCGATTTCACGGTGGAAGTTGAACGGACCCTCCGGGTGCTGGATGGGGCGGTGGCGATTTTCAGTGCAGTGGAGGGGGTTCAGCCGCAGAGCGAATCGGTCTGGCGCCAGGCCGACCGCTACGGGGTGCCTCGCATCTGCTTCATCAACAAGATGGACAGGGTCGGCGCGGATTACCGCAACACCCTGCGACAGATAGAACATCTCCTCAAGGCACGCCCGGTGCTGGTGCAGTTGCCGCTCTGCGAAAAGGAAAACCCGCACGGTGTGATCGACCTGATCAGCGGAGAGTCCTGCCGATTCGACGAGCGCGACCTGGGCAGGACCGTCCGGCGCGGGGATGTTCCGCCCGAACAGGCCGGCGAGGTGCGCACGGCGCGTCTGGCACTGACCGAGGCTGCAGCCGATTTCGACGATACCATCCTGGCCGATTATCTCGACGGCCGACCGGTCGAAGGGGACCGGCTGCGGGAGGCGCTGCGGCGCGGAACGCTGGCCTGCCGGTTGTTTCCGGTGCTGCTGGGCTCGGCCTTGCGCAACAGTGGCGTCCAGCCGCTGCTGGACGCTGTCTGCTGGTATCTGCCATCCCCTCTGGATGCCAGGCCTCTGACCGGAAAAAATCCGGGGACCGGCGAGCGGGAAACCGTAGTCTGCGACCCACATGCGCCGTTGCGGGCCCTGGCCTTCAAGGTCATGTCGGATGAAGGCAGGATGCTGATCTATCTGCGTATCTACTCGGGCACGGTTCACGAAGGGGGCACCCTTTTCAATGCAAGCCGCCTGTGTACCGAAAAGATCGGCCGCCTGTTCCGGATGCACGCCCACCGGAGGGAGGAGATCAGCCGGGCTTTTGCCGGAGACATCGTGACGGTGCTCGGTTTCCGGGCCACCGCAACCGGCGACACCCTTTGCGACCCGACCCGGCCCGTGCTGCTGGAGGGGCTGACCGTGCCGGAGCCGGTCGTTTCGATAGCGGTGGAGCCGAAGGGGGGCTCCGACAGGGAGCGGCTGCCTGCTGCCCTGGAGAAGCTCCAGTGGGAGGATCCCACCTTCCGCGTACATGAGGACGAGGGTACCGGACAGCTCATCCTGACCGGCATGGGGGAGTTGCACCTGGAGGTGATCGTGGACCGGCTCGGGCGGGAATACGGACTGCAGGTCAAGACCGGCCGCCCCAGGGTCGTCTATCGGGAGACCCTCCGCCGGAGCGTGACGTGGCGGGAATCCTTCCGTATCGACGGAGAGGGCCGCGGCGACACGGGTGAGGTGCAGTTGCGTTTGACGCCTCTTCCGCCAGGCAGCGGGGTGAGCCTGATGCTGCCGCCGCAGGCGGAGGGCATGCCCGCGGGCCTTTGCGCTTCCGTGGAGGAGAGCCTGCGCTTGGCCTGTCTGGCCGGCTGCCGGACCGGCTATCCCCTGACCGATCTGATGGTGGAAGTGCTGGAGATCCCCTGGCAACCGGGACTGTCCAGCGAGGCCGGAGTCAGGGGCGCTGCCCAGCGGGGCCTGCTGCTGGCGGCCCGATCGGCGGAACCCTACCTGCTGGAACCGTTGATGGCCCTGGACCTGACCGTGCCATCCGAGTGCCTGGGACGGGTGATCGGTACTCTGCAGCAGAAGAACGGCCGGGTAGAGGGAGTGGCCAGCCAGGGGGGGAGCGAGGTGCTGAAGGCGACTGTGCCCCTGGCGGGGATGTTCGGTTATATGACAGAATTGCGTGGCGCCACCAGGGGACGCGGGAGCTATACGATGGAGCTCTCCCGTTTCGTGGAAGCTCCGGCCGATGTCCAGCAGCGTTTCGGCCTGCTATGA
- a CDS encoding beta-1,6-N-acetylglucosaminyltransferase — protein sequence MKHEKPSRIERHQCRITIPTASLQDLRMKTAYFIIVHHKLNQFRWLFEAIYSGEDLFCIHADRKSGPEFQEQLRRMIGPRPNVIFLPPRRVIWGGWRLVAVELEAIRHLLAADADWKYYINLSGQDYPIKPLPTIKEILRAAWPRNFIRSWPFSAIRELEPDDPHLPRQLAFEAFGRLVRTRYRLPFPRSLDIRFKGSNWHMLTREFCCWLLEDPLSRRVARMVRYTFIPDEIFFQAVIMNSPFREMRTDFRRFVIWPGPKILGLEDYPRLLESDCLFGRKFDENHDRRVLQHLADDCGYRPPEPPIFASR from the coding sequence GTGAAGCATGAAAAACCGTCCAGGATCGAGCGGCACCAGTGCCGCATCACGATCCCAACCGCATCCCTCCAGGATCTGCGTATGAAAACGGCCTATTTCATCATCGTGCATCACAAGCTCAACCAGTTTCGCTGGCTGTTCGAGGCGATCTACTCCGGGGAAGACCTGTTCTGCATCCATGCCGACCGCAAATCCGGTCCGGAGTTCCAGGAGCAGCTCCGTCGCATGATCGGGCCGCGCCCCAACGTCATCTTTCTGCCCCCCCGGAGGGTCATCTGGGGAGGATGGCGTCTGGTGGCGGTGGAGTTGGAAGCCATCCGGCACCTGCTGGCAGCTGATGCGGACTGGAAATACTACATCAATCTGAGCGGCCAGGACTACCCGATCAAACCGTTGCCCACCATCAAGGAAATCCTGCGCGCTGCGTGGCCCCGCAATTTCATCCGCAGCTGGCCCTTTTCAGCCATCCGCGAGCTCGAACCGGATGACCCGCATCTGCCCAGGCAGTTGGCCTTCGAGGCATTCGGCCGACTGGTGCGCACCCGCTACCGGCTACCGTTTCCGCGGTCGCTCGATATCCGTTTCAAGGGTTCCAACTGGCACATGCTGACCCGGGAATTCTGCTGCTGGCTGCTTGAGGACCCGCTTTCGAGGCGTGTGGCGCGCATGGTCCGCTACACCTTCATTCCCGACGAAATATTCTTCCAGGCGGTGATCATGAACAGCCCCTTCCGGGAAATGCGCACCGATTTCCGGCGTTTCGTGATCTGGCCGGGACCGAAGATCCTCGGGCTGGAGGACTATCCCCGCCTCCTCGAATCGGACTGCCTGTTCGGCAGAAAATTCGACGAGAACCATGATCGCCGGGTTCTGCAGCACCTGGCGGACGACTGCGGTTACAGGCCTCCGGAGCCGCCGATCTTCGCGTCACGATGA
- a CDS encoding helix-turn-helix domain-containing protein: protein MTKLPPVEVGFRLDARLPIIPFAMQISPRKLQVRQVACAGCHAHPRGQLIYASSGVMRVICGRDIWVVPPSQAVWVPPEQEHEVYFPGDVALCNLFVDPTATGGLPGQCSVLKVSPLLRELILKGVEVGEAYLPDTAGWRLMQVILDELRQAPVTPLHLPMGRDARLVRVIEALLENPGDNRDLEQWGRLAGGSGRTLARLFVSETGLTFGTWRKRLLLQEAVKRLDQGQQVTGIAFDLGYRSLSAFIEMFRKELGASPSQYARRCGNG, encoded by the coding sequence ATGACAAAATTGCCGCCGGTTGAGGTGGGCTTCCGGTTGGATGCCCGGCTGCCGATCATTCCCTTTGCCATGCAGATCAGTCCCCGGAAACTGCAGGTCCGGCAGGTGGCCTGTGCCGGGTGCCACGCGCATCCGCGGGGACAGCTGATCTATGCCAGCAGCGGAGTCATGCGGGTGATCTGCGGGCGCGACATCTGGGTGGTGCCCCCCTCCCAGGCGGTCTGGGTGCCCCCCGAACAGGAGCACGAGGTCTATTTTCCCGGTGATGTGGCGCTGTGCAATCTGTTCGTCGATCCCACCGCCACGGGAGGGCTGCCCGGACAGTGCAGCGTGCTGAAGGTTTCGCCGCTGCTGCGGGAGTTGATCCTGAAAGGGGTCGAGGTGGGGGAAGCCTACCTGCCGGATACAGCCGGCTGGCGGTTGATGCAGGTGATTCTGGACGAGCTGCGCCAGGCCCCGGTTACGCCGCTGCATTTGCCGATGGGGCGCGATGCGCGGCTTGTGCGGGTAATAGAGGCCTTGCTGGAGAATCCCGGCGACAACCGCGATCTCGAACAGTGGGGCAGGTTGGCCGGAGGCAGCGGCAGGACCCTGGCGCGGCTGTTCGTCAGCGAAACCGGTCTGACCTTCGGCACCTGGCGCAAGCGCCTGTTGCTGCAGGAGGCGGTCAAGCGGCTCGACCAGGGGCAGCAGGTGACCGGCATCGCCTTTGATCTGGGGTATCGCAGCTTGAGCGCCTTTATCGAAATGTTCCGCAAGGAACTGGGGGCATCCCCAAGCCAGTATGCCCGCCGGTGCGGGAATGGGTGA
- a CDS encoding class I SAM-dependent methyltransferase codes for MSKDHRSIIVEQFSQQAIPFARVPGHLDSIQLLIELSGIGHGGTVLDVACGPGLVACEFARHAEHVTGIDITPAMIEQARGRQQELQLANLTWMMGDVLSLPYPDNSFTQVITRYSFHHFTEPGAVLAEMIRVCAPGGRVLVADVALEPDTSAAYDEMEIMRDPSHTHALTTGEFDGLFRRSGLTDCSQSSYGVEIELESQLRASFPAPGNEERLRTMITADIGINRLGIAARWRGEQVFYTVPISVFVGGKAC; via the coding sequence ATGAGCAAAGACCATCGCAGCATCATCGTAGAGCAGTTCTCGCAGCAGGCCATACCCTTTGCCCGCGTGCCGGGCCATCTGGACTCCATTCAGCTCCTGATCGAACTGTCCGGCATCGGGCATGGCGGAACCGTACTGGACGTGGCCTGCGGTCCGGGGCTGGTGGCGTGCGAGTTTGCACGGCATGCGGAACACGTTACCGGCATCGACATCACACCGGCCATGATCGAACAGGCCCGCGGGCGCCAGCAGGAGCTGCAGCTTGCCAACCTGACCTGGATGATGGGTGATGTCCTGTCGCTCCCCTACCCGGACAACAGCTTCACGCAGGTCATCACCCGCTACAGTTTTCATCATTTCACCGAGCCGGGCGCGGTGCTGGCGGAGATGATCCGGGTCTGCGCACCGGGTGGACGGGTGCTGGTGGCGGATGTGGCCCTGGAACCGGACACGTCGGCCGCCTATGACGAGATGGAGATCATGCGCGATCCCTCCCACACCCATGCCCTGACCACCGGAGAGTTCGACGGTCTGTTCCGGCGCTCCGGCCTCACCGACTGCAGTCAGAGCTCCTACGGCGTGGAGATCGAACTGGAGTCGCAGTTGCGTGCCTCCTTTCCCGCTCCGGGCAACGAGGAGCGCCTGCGCACGATGATCACCGCCGATATCGGCATCAACCGCCTCGGCATCGCTGCCCGGTGGAGGGGAGAGCAGGTATTCTACACCGTGCCGATCAGCGTTTTTGTAGGCGGCAAAGCGTGCTGA
- a CDS encoding aldo/keto reductase, with protein sequence MEQRALGAQGLTVSAQGLGCMGMSDFYGHRDEAESIATIHRALDLGVNFLDTSDMYGPFTNEELIGKALKGRRHDVVVATKFGIVRDKPSPGSWAPITGICGRPAYVRAACDASLRRLGLDHIDLYYQHRVDTEVPIEETVGAMADLVAAGKVRFLGLSEAGVATIRRAHAVHPISALQSEYSLWTREPEDEVLPTLRELGIGFVAYSPLGRGFLTGQLKSPQDFADDDYRRNSPRFQGENFGRNLELVRRVTEIAGRKGITAGQLALAWVLAQGRDIVPIPGTKRRRYLEENVAAGEVAISEPELAEIAAVLPRGAAAGERYPAAMMGLINR encoded by the coding sequence ATGGAACAGAGAGCACTGGGGGCACAGGGGCTGACCGTTTCGGCCCAGGGGCTGGGCTGCATGGGCATGTCGGACTTCTACGGACACCGCGACGAGGCGGAGTCGATCGCCACCATTCACCGCGCCCTGGACCTGGGGGTGAATTTTCTGGACACCTCCGACATGTATGGTCCCTTCACCAATGAAGAACTGATCGGTAAAGCGCTCAAGGGGCGCCGCCACGATGTGGTGGTTGCCACCAAGTTCGGCATTGTGCGCGACAAGCCCTCCCCTGGCAGTTGGGCGCCGATCACCGGGATCTGCGGTCGGCCGGCGTACGTCCGTGCCGCCTGCGATGCGTCCCTGAGGCGACTCGGCCTGGATCACATCGACCTGTACTACCAGCACCGGGTCGACACCGAAGTGCCGATCGAGGAAACGGTCGGGGCCATGGCCGACCTGGTTGCTGCCGGAAAGGTGCGGTTCCTGGGGCTCTCCGAGGCAGGGGTGGCGACCATACGCCGCGCCCATGCCGTGCACCCGATTTCGGCGCTGCAGAGCGAATACTCGCTCTGGACCCGCGAACCGGAGGATGAGGTGCTGCCGACCCTGCGCGAACTGGGAATCGGATTCGTGGCCTATAGCCCCTTGGGGCGCGGTTTTCTGACCGGGCAGCTGAAAAGTCCCCAGGACTTCGCCGACGACGACTACCGCCGCAACTCTCCCCGTTTTCAGGGGGAGAATTTCGGCAGGAATCTCGAACTGGTCCGGCGGGTTACGGAGATTGCGGGCCGCAAGGGCATTACCGCCGGGCAGTTGGCCTTGGCCTGGGTACTCGCACAGGGGAGGGATATCGTACCGATTCCCGGCACTAAACGCAGGCGATACCTGGAGGAGAATGTCGCTGCCGGTGAGGTGGCCATCAGTGAACCGGAACTGGCCGAGATCGCAGCGGTACTGCCCAGGGGGGCAGCAGCCGGTGAACGCTACCCGGCCGCCATGATGGGTCTTATCAACCGCTGA
- a CDS encoding MFS transporter, producing the protein MRPFLLLCLIGFAAFFNSYLRIPVMPLFAAALGAGPAQVGSINGAFMLTAGLLSIPAGLLADRTGRKIPIVAGVVATAASSLLVTQCHQPGQIAAAYVLFGAGLAAFAPGMLSLVADVMPPERLGQAYGWYTTAIYIAMTLGPATGGYLAKTVGLRQVFWVSGGLLMGVALLALLVLPQGPPRHRSELHALLGGSIQLFRNHRLAACLLATVGSCIGFGVFLTFLPLYAALRGYDPAQAGLVFAAQAITNVVGRIPIGSLADRCDRRFIVAAGLFCLAAALALLGQAVQLPYLLGCAVLLGIGMALTFTAIGALIAELVPAVQRGLAMGLYNSCIYLGMMAGATGMGFALKQIGYPAGFASAGTVALVGMVLFFALMRGGVMERADMGKEQP; encoded by the coding sequence ATGAGGCCGTTCCTGCTGCTCTGCCTGATCGGTTTTGCCGCTTTTTTCAATTCCTACCTGCGCATACCGGTTATGCCGCTGTTTGCCGCCGCACTGGGGGCCGGCCCGGCCCAGGTAGGGAGCATCAACGGCGCCTTCATGCTGACAGCCGGACTGCTGTCGATTCCGGCCGGCCTGCTGGCGGATCGCACCGGCCGCAAGATACCGATCGTTGCCGGAGTGGTCGCCACTGCCGCCTCATCGCTCCTGGTTACCCAATGCCATCAACCGGGGCAGATTGCAGCGGCCTATGTCCTGTTCGGCGCCGGCCTGGCGGCCTTTGCCCCCGGCATGCTGTCGCTGGTGGCGGATGTGATGCCTCCTGAGCGGCTCGGCCAGGCCTATGGCTGGTACACCACCGCCATCTACATCGCCATGACGCTGGGACCGGCCACCGGTGGCTATCTGGCCAAGACGGTGGGGTTGCGCCAGGTGTTCTGGGTATCGGGCGGACTGCTGATGGGGGTGGCGCTTTTGGCCCTGCTGGTATTGCCCCAGGGACCTCCCCGCCACCGCAGCGAACTGCATGCCCTGCTGGGGGGCAGCATCCAGCTCTTTCGGAACCATCGTCTGGCGGCCTGCCTGCTGGCAACGGTCGGCAGCTGCATCGGGTTCGGCGTTTTCCTTACTTTTCTGCCGCTGTACGCCGCATTGCGGGGCTATGATCCGGCCCAGGCCGGCCTGGTGTTTGCCGCCCAGGCCATAACCAACGTGGTCGGCAGGATTCCGATCGGCAGCCTGGCCGACCGCTGCGATCGCCGCTTCATCGTCGCTGCCGGGCTCTTCTGTCTGGCAGCGGCCCTGGCTCTGCTGGGCCAGGCGGTTCAGCTGCCATATCTGTTGGGGTGCGCGGTGCTGCTGGGGATAGGCATGGCATTGACCTTCACCGCCATCGGCGCCCTGATCGCGGAACTGGTCCCGGCCGTTCAGCGGGGGCTGGCCATGGGGCTGTACAACAGCTGCATCTATCTCGGCATGATGGCCGGTGCCACCGGGATGGGATTTGCGCTGAAACAGATCGGCTACCCGGCCGGATTCGCCAGCGCCGGCACCGTGGCACTGGTGGGAATGGTCCTGTTTTTTGCGTTGATGCGCGGAGGAGTGATGGAGAGGGCAGACATGGGCAAAGAACAGCCATGA
- a CDS encoding ABC transporter substrate-binding protein encodes MLKVKSILVALILTAIVSCDKSPPPPPLKLTLAYTALPNGTLVHVAMANGYFVQEGLQVQALRHTYGKAALQSVLDGTADLATTAETPLVFEILKGSKLFIVANIFSATRNHAIIARRDHGISTPTDLKGHRIGYTPGSTSDFFMDSMLTANGIDRRDVVPIPLKPEEMFSALTTGMVDAACIWNFPLMQLHKALGEKGVGFFDNHIYTETLNIAGHQEFIRNNPEAVKRLLRALIKAERFVRDHPDQTRSIAAAYNGVDKTLLLEPWSTFTFRVTLDDTLLITMEDETRWAMKKGLTNRTRMPDYKSFIYQDALAEVNPDAVR; translated from the coding sequence ATGTTGAAAGTGAAATCCATCCTGGTAGCTCTGATCCTGACGGCAATCGTCAGTTGCGACAAGTCTCCCCCCCCTCCCCCGCTCAAACTCACCCTGGCATACACGGCACTGCCCAATGGTACCTTGGTCCATGTCGCCATGGCAAACGGCTATTTTGTCCAGGAAGGGCTCCAGGTGCAGGCCCTGCGGCATACATACGGCAAAGCAGCCCTGCAATCGGTCCTCGACGGCACGGCAGATCTGGCTACCACTGCCGAAACACCTCTCGTTTTCGAAATCCTCAAAGGCAGCAAACTCTTCATCGTCGCCAACATTTTTTCCGCCACCAGAAATCACGCGATCATCGCACGCAGGGATCACGGCATTTCCACCCCGACCGACCTTAAAGGCCACCGCATAGGATACACCCCCGGCAGCACTTCCGACTTTTTCATGGATTCCATGCTCACCGCCAATGGCATCGATCGGCGGGACGTGGTGCCAATTCCCCTGAAGCCGGAAGAGATGTTCTCAGCACTTACCACGGGCATGGTGGATGCGGCCTGTATCTGGAACTTTCCCTTGATGCAGCTTCACAAGGCGTTGGGTGAAAAGGGGGTCGGCTTCTTTGACAACCATATCTACACAGAAACCCTCAACATCGCCGGGCATCAGGAGTTCATCCGCAACAATCCCGAAGCGGTGAAGCGGCTGCTCCGCGCCCTGATCAAAGCGGAACGCTTTGTCCGGGATCATCCTGATCAGACCCGGAGCATTGCCGCCGCCTATAACGGCGTCGACAAGACGCTGCTGCTCGAGCCATGGAGCACGTTTACCTTCAGGGTTACACTCGACGATACCCTTTTGATCACCATGGAGGACGAGACGCGCTGGGCCATGAAAAAGGGGCTCACGAACCGTACCCGCATGCCGGACTACAAATCCTTCATCTACCAGGATGCTCTTGCGGAGGTCAATCCCGATGCAGTCAGATAA